CGTCAGGTCAATCAGCGACCAGACCACAATGGTGGCCGCCGGAGCCAGGATGGTGTTGACCAGGGCCAGCCCTGCGGTTGAACTAGCCGCCCAGGCGCTTCCGGCGTTGAAACCAAACCATCCGAACCAGAGCAGGGCCGCCCCCAGCAGCACAAAGGGCACATTATGGGGCAGGATGGCCTGCCGCCCGAAATCCTTACGCGCCCCCAGTACCAGGGCCGCTACCACCGCGGCAATGCCGGAGTTGATGTGCACCACCGTGCCGCCGGCGAAGTCCCAGGCCCCCAGGTCGGCCAGGAAGCCGCCGCCCCAGACCCACTTGGCCAGGGGCGCATAGACAAAGAGGCTCCAGAGCGTGATGAAGAGCAAAAAGGCCGGGAAGCGCATCCGCTCCACCACTGCGCCCGAGACCAGCGCGGCAGTAATGATGGCAAAGGTGCCCTGGAAGATCATCCAGAGCATGTGGGGAATGGTGATGGACGCGATGGCCCCCTTGTTCTCCATACCCACGTTGTTCAGGAACAGGTAGCGCAGGTCGCCGATAAAGTTGCCGTCGCCCGAAAGCGCCAGGGTGTATCCCAGCAAGGCCCAGGCCACCGCCACAAAGCCCAGCGCCGAGAAGCTCATCATCATGGTGTTGAGGGCGTTTTTGGAGCGCACCAGCCCCCCATAGAAGAAGGCCAGGGCCGGGGTCATCAGCAGCACCAGACCCGTGGCCACCAGCATCCAAGCGGTGTCGGCTGCACTGAACTCAGGGTCTTCGGCAAGAGCCAGGCCCAGCAGCATGGCCCCCAGGAATATCGGTAGTCGAAGGTTTTTCATCAACCTTTCACCTCCTGGGCATGAGACTACCTAAGGTTTTGCATATTGTCAATCGTTTTAGTGACAAATGTACATAAATTTGATGACGTTTTTCACAAACACGCGGAAAAATGTCGAATAATTGGGCGCTATTTTGCATTTTGTGCTGCTTCAACGCAGTACAACTTGATTAGGTTCTGGCCGAACATTTGGCAGATGGTATGTTTTAGACCTTCGTTACGAACTTGCGCAGCAGGGATGGCGTGGCATTGCGAATTGCCCCACAATGCAACCCGCCATACCACAGACGACCGGTTTGGTTCTAAACTGAAGGTTGAACATGACCGAGCGGCAACGACGCATTCTGCATCTGCTGGTGGATAGCTATATCCAGACCCAGACTCCGGTACCCTCGAGCGTACTGGCGGAGCAGCTGTCGTTGTCGCCCGCTACCATCCGGTACGAGCTGATTGAACTCGAGCAACAAGGGCTGATCGGCAAACCCCATACCTCGGCAGGTCGCATCCCCACG
The Meiothermus sp. CFH 77666 DNA segment above includes these coding regions:
- a CDS encoding ammonium transporter, encoding MKNLRLPIFLGAMLLGLALAEDPEFSAADTAWMLVATGLVLLMTPALAFFYGGLVRSKNALNTMMMSFSALGFVAVAWALLGYTLALSGDGNFIGDLRYLFLNNVGMENKGAIASITIPHMLWMIFQGTFAIITAALVSGAVVERMRFPAFLLFITLWSLFVYAPLAKWVWGGGFLADLGAWDFAGGTVVHINSGIAAVVAALVLGARKDFGRQAILPHNVPFVLLGAALLWFGWFGFNAGSAWAASSTAGLALVNTILAPAATIVVWSLIDLTRTGRVTAVGLATAIVVGLVVITPAAAFVSPFFALVMGAVGAFPSYYVLLWRARSGMDDSLDVFAAHGVGGITGAILTGVFAQKSVNGLFDGLIAGNPAQVLIQAFAVLIAVVYSGAITFVLLKLVGAITPLKASIKDEGVGMDITQHGEEAYTSGEGAILVRSEAPMPVARTKPVGGTD